A section of the Halichoerus grypus chromosome 11, mHalGry1.hap1.1, whole genome shotgun sequence genome encodes:
- the OR52R1 gene encoding olfactory receptor 52R1 isoform X1 — protein sequence MMLASGNSSLHPAFFILLGIPGLENYQFWIALPLCAMYLVAIVGNIIVLHIVRTDHTLHEPMYLFLAMLAITDLALSSSTQPKMLAILWFHAHEIEYHACLIQVFFIHAFSSVESGLLMAMALDRYVAICFPLHHSTILTPAVVGKLGAAVMMRGLLWVSPFCFRVSRMPFCPNHVIPQSYCEHMAVLKLVCADTRVNRAYGLFAAFSVVGFDMIVISISYAMILRTVLGLPSDEAQLKAFGTCASHICVILAFYIPALFTFLTHRFGHHVPRVVHIMFANLYLLVPPMLNPIIYGVRTKQIRDRVIQGCCGKDP from the exons A TGATGCTGGCCTCAGGGAACAGCTCTTTGCATCCTGCGTTCTTCATCCTACTTGGGATCCCAGGACTTGAGAATTACCAATTTTGGATTGCCCTTCCTCTCTGTGCCATGTATCTTGTGGCTATAGTTGGCAATATCATTGTCCTTCATATAGTCCGAACTGACCACACACTACATGAGCCCATGTACCTCTTTCTAGCCATGCTAGCTATCACTGACCTGGCCCTCTCCTCTTCCACGCAACCTAAAATGCTGGCTATACTCTGGTTCCATGCTCATGAGATTGAATACCATGCCTGCCTCATCCAGGTGTTCTTCATCCATGCCTTTTCTTCTGTGGAGTCTGGGTTGCTCATGGCTATGGCCTTGGACCGTTATGTGGCTATCTGCTTCCCACTCCACCACTCTACTATCCTGACCCCAGCTGTGGTGGGTAAACTGGGGGCAGCCGTGATGATGAGAGGATTGCTGTGGGTGAGTCCCTTCTGCTTCAGGGTCTCCAGGATGCCCTTCTGCCCCAACCACGTCATTCCACAGTCCTACTGTGAGCACATGGCTGTGCTAAAGCTGGTGTGTGCAGACACTAGAGTCAATCGTGCATATGGGCTCTTTGCGGCCTTCTCTGTGGTTGGCTTTGATATGATTGTCATCAGTATATCCTATGCGATGATTTTGAGAACTGTTCTGGGGTTGCCCTCTGATGAAGCCCAGCTCAAGGCTTTTGGCACATGTGCTTCCCATATCTGTGTCATCTTGGCTTTTTATATCCCAGCCCTCTTTACTTTCCTCACCCACCGCTTTGGACATCATGTGCCCCGAGTGGTACATATCATGTTCGCTAATCTCTATCTACTGGTACCTCCCATGCTCAATCCCATCATCTATGGAGTTAGGACCAAGCAGATCAGGGACAGGGTTATTCAAGGATGTTGTGGAAAAGATCCCTGA
- the OR52R1 gene encoding olfactory receptor 52R1 isoform X2 gives MLASGNSSLHPAFFILLGIPGLENYQFWIALPLCAMYLVAIVGNIIVLHIVRTDHTLHEPMYLFLAMLAITDLALSSSTQPKMLAILWFHAHEIEYHACLIQVFFIHAFSSVESGLLMAMALDRYVAICFPLHHSTILTPAVVGKLGAAVMMRGLLWVSPFCFRVSRMPFCPNHVIPQSYCEHMAVLKLVCADTRVNRAYGLFAAFSVVGFDMIVISISYAMILRTVLGLPSDEAQLKAFGTCASHICVILAFYIPALFTFLTHRFGHHVPRVVHIMFANLYLLVPPMLNPIIYGVRTKQIRDRVIQGCCGKDP, from the coding sequence ATGCTGGCCTCAGGGAACAGCTCTTTGCATCCTGCGTTCTTCATCCTACTTGGGATCCCAGGACTTGAGAATTACCAATTTTGGATTGCCCTTCCTCTCTGTGCCATGTATCTTGTGGCTATAGTTGGCAATATCATTGTCCTTCATATAGTCCGAACTGACCACACACTACATGAGCCCATGTACCTCTTTCTAGCCATGCTAGCTATCACTGACCTGGCCCTCTCCTCTTCCACGCAACCTAAAATGCTGGCTATACTCTGGTTCCATGCTCATGAGATTGAATACCATGCCTGCCTCATCCAGGTGTTCTTCATCCATGCCTTTTCTTCTGTGGAGTCTGGGTTGCTCATGGCTATGGCCTTGGACCGTTATGTGGCTATCTGCTTCCCACTCCACCACTCTACTATCCTGACCCCAGCTGTGGTGGGTAAACTGGGGGCAGCCGTGATGATGAGAGGATTGCTGTGGGTGAGTCCCTTCTGCTTCAGGGTCTCCAGGATGCCCTTCTGCCCCAACCACGTCATTCCACAGTCCTACTGTGAGCACATGGCTGTGCTAAAGCTGGTGTGTGCAGACACTAGAGTCAATCGTGCATATGGGCTCTTTGCGGCCTTCTCTGTGGTTGGCTTTGATATGATTGTCATCAGTATATCCTATGCGATGATTTTGAGAACTGTTCTGGGGTTGCCCTCTGATGAAGCCCAGCTCAAGGCTTTTGGCACATGTGCTTCCCATATCTGTGTCATCTTGGCTTTTTATATCCCAGCCCTCTTTACTTTCCTCACCCACCGCTTTGGACATCATGTGCCCCGAGTGGTACATATCATGTTCGCTAATCTCTATCTACTGGTACCTCCCATGCTCAATCCCATCATCTATGGAGTTAGGACCAAGCAGATCAGGGACAGGGTTATTCAAGGATGTTGTGGAAAAGATCCCTGA
- the LOC118549822 gene encoding LOW QUALITY PROTEIN: olfactory receptor 51F2 (The sequence of the model RefSeq protein was modified relative to this genomic sequence to represent the inferred CDS: inserted 1 base in 1 codon; deleted 1 base in 1 codon), with protein sequence MLALHNTNAQPLTFILTGIPGLRAAQVWISIPFCLLYVIALSGNSMILFVVLREQNLHEPMYYFLSMLSATDLSLSLCTLFTTLGVFWFEAREITLNACIDQMFFLHGFTFMESGVLLAMGFDRFVAICDPLRYTTILTNARIAQIGMSILIRNVAVMLPVVLFVKRLSFCSAVVLSHSYCYHVDLIQLSCTDNRINNILGLFAIFSTTGFDCPCILLSYVLIILSVLSITSSEGRQKAFNTCISHISAVAVFYIPLSSLSFVHRYGHSAPPFVHTIMANVFXIPPVLNPIIYSVKIKQIRKAIIKVLIQKQNKSNHYLLVISE encoded by the exons ATGTTGGCCCTCCATAATACCAATGCTCAACCTCTGACCTTCATCCTGACAGGTATCCCGGGCCTGAGAGCAGCCCAGgtttggatctccatcccttttTGTCTCCTGTATGTCATTGCCCTCTCTGGGAACAGCATGATTCTATTTGTGGTCCTCCGTGAGCAGAACCTACATGAACCCATGTATTATTTCCTCTCTATGCTTTCAGCCACAGACCTGAGCTTATCCCTGTGCACACTTTTCACTACCCTTGGTGTCTTCTGGTTTGAAGCCCGAGAAATCACCTTAAATGCCTGCATTGACCAGATGTTCTTTCTCCATGGATTTACTTTCATGGAGTCTGGGGTTCTGCTGGCCATGGGCTTTGATCGTTTTGTAGCCATCTGTGATCCACTGAGATACACCACCATTCTCACCAATGCCAGGATTGCCCAGATTGGGATGAGCATCTTGATAAGAAATGTTGCTGTCATGTTACCAGTGGTGCTCTTTGTTAAGAGGCTGTCCTTCTGCAGTGCTGTGGTCCTTTCACATTCTTATTGCTACCATGTTGATCTCATTCAACTCTCATGCACAGACAACAGAATCAACAACATCCTCGGTCTGTTTGCAATTTTCTCCACAACTGGGTTTGATTGCCCTTGCATCTTGCTCTCCTATGTACTGATCATCCTATCTGTTCTCAGCATTACCTCCTCAGAGGGGCGGCAAAAAGCCTTCAACACCTGCATATCCCACATTAGTGCTGTTGCCGTCTTCTACATCCCCCTCAGCAGCTTGTCTTTTGTCCATCGCTATGGCCATTCAGCACCTCCATTTGTCCACACCATCATGGCCAATGTCT TCATTCCTCCTGTGCTCAACCCTATCATCTACAGTGTGAAGATTAAGCAGATTCGGAAGGCTATTATCAAGGTCTTAATTCAGAAGCAG AACAAATCTAATCACTATTTACTAGTTATCTCAGAGTAG